From a region of the Rhipicephalus microplus isolate Deutch F79 chromosome X, USDA_Rmic, whole genome shotgun sequence genome:
- the LOC119175474 gene encoding SUZ RNA-binding domain-containing, producing MADDISEDICDDWEDMVENGVLEKMLKRLKVKTNSANSNANPPSSGGGAGGVGEVMVLPRVLLEDSVRTQYTPAVKILKRPPDASRSGGSVNGTGPEKSSIRQPVKSLQQREAEYAEARLRILGSARSEDDGQKNKSSGVSVLSRVVTDRQQVPIRQFRGPDQGSNGFQQPRR from the coding sequence ATGGCAGACGACATTTCAGAGGATATTTGCGACGACTGGGAGGATATGGTCGAAAATGGCGTGCTGGAGAAGATGTTGAAAAGGTTAAAGGTGAAAACAAACTCCGCAAACAGTAACGCGAATCCTCCTTCAAGTGGAGGCGGCGCTGGCGGTGTCGGTGAAGTGATGGTGTTGCCGCGTGTACTGCTCGAAGACAGTGTTCGGACGCAGTACACGCCAGCCGTGAAGATTCTGAAGCGACCCCCGGACGCGAGCCGGTCTGGTGGGAGCGTGAACGGCACTGGTCCCGAGAAGTCGTCCATCCGGCAACCCGTCAAGAGCTTACAGCAGCGGGAAGCCGAGTACGCCGAGGCGAGGCTGCGGATACTGGGCTCAGCTCGCAGCGAAGACGACGGCCAGAAAAACAAGTCATCCGGTGTAAGTGTCTTAAGCCGCGTGGTGACCGACCGACAGCAAGTCCCCATTCGGCAATTTCGTGGCCCCGATCAGGGATCCAATGGCTTTCAGCAGCCACGGAGGTAG